The proteins below are encoded in one region of Brassica napus cultivar Da-Ae chromosome A6, Da-Ae, whole genome shotgun sequence:
- the LOC106351880 gene encoding putative inactive flavonol synthase 2 has translation MEVKKDQHTSPPSEMIPIVDLSNPDEELVSRAVVKASQEWGIFHVVNHGISMDLIRRLKEVGSQFFELPETEKKAVAKPDDSQDFEGYTRNLKYTEGEVWAENLFHRILPQSCINYKYWPRNPPQYREVTEEYTKETKKLSERLLGFLSEGLGLRHEALKEGLGGEKSEYVLRINNFPPNPQPDATLGLPEHTDIVALALIVTNEVPGLQVFHEDHWFDVQYVPSSITVTVGDQILRLSNGKYKNVLHRVTVDKEKQRMSWPVFVDANPDVVIRPLPELITGDNPSMFKPIVCKDFKYRRLFKLPVD, from the exons ATGGAAGTCAAGAAAGACCAGCACACATCTCCACCGTCTGAGATGATCCCTATCGTTGATCTAAGCAACCCGGACGAAGAGCTAGTGTCACGTGCGGTGGTTAAGGCGAGCCAAGAGTGGGGGATATTTCACGTGGTGAATCATGGGATCTCGATGGATCTGATACGGAGGTTGAAGGAGGTTGGTTCACAGTTCTTCGAGCTACCGGAGACGGAGAAGAAAGCTGTAGCGAAACCAGATGATTCCCAAGACTTCGAAGGTTACACGAGGAATCTCAAGTATACAGAAGGAGAGGTTTGGGCAGAAAATCTTTTCCACAGAATCTTGCCACAGTCATGTATAAACTACAAATACTGGCCGAGAAACCCTCCGCAGTACAG GGAGGTGACTGAAGAGTACACAAAGGAGACCAAGAAGCTATCGGAGAGGCTTTTGGGTTTTTTATCAGAAGGATTAGGGCTACGGCATGAGGCGTTAAAGGAAGGTCTGGGTGGCGAAAAGTCGGAGTATGTACTGAGAATCAACAACTTCCCGCCTAATCCACAACCGGATGCGACCTTGGGACTGCCGGAGCACACTGACATCGTCGCACTCGCACTCATCGTCACCAATGAAGTTCCAGGTCTTCAGGTTTTCCATGAAGACCACTGGTTTGATGTCCAGTACGTTCCCTCTTCCATAACAGTCACCGTCGGTGATCAGATACTG AGGCTGAGCAACGGGAAGTACAAGAATGTGTTGCATAGAGTAACGGTGGATAAAGAAAAGCAGAGGATGTCTTGGCCGGTTTTTGTCGATGCTAATCCTGATGTCGTTATCCGTCCATTGCCGGAGCTGATTACCGGCGATAATCCTTCTATGTTCAAGCCTATTGTCTGCAAGGACTTTAAATACCGTAGGCTTTTCAAGCTTCCGGTCGACTGA